TATCACAACTAAAGCCATAATTACCTTTTTGTGTTATAATAACACATATCATTGCAAAGAGTCTGACAAATCACAAAGACTCTGTCagaaaacataaagtttctgtcgcCAAAATCACAAAAACGTCACTTGCACTGTCACCAAGTTCTTTACCTGTGAACATAAACAATGTCAGGCAATTTCGAGACAAGCTTTATTGTCTTCGCAGTCATTCCCAATACATTTTTATTtgacttttttttcattttcggtCGTCCGTTTCTTTTCATTCCATTTTAACTTCTTTCTATATGAACCCTTTTCAGTACAGTATGTTCATTctagagactagttgttagtctacctGCGGACTAGTCACTGTAAATAATACGGCAAAGCTTGCGGCAGGACGCCAGTGACGTCTACTCGTCTCGCCATGGAATTCCCGCTTGTCCAGATTCGAAGTTTATGAACTTGAAGACCTCGAATGAAGACGAGTTCAAGTCTATTGTGTTCAGACTATGAAACGTTTTCTTTATCCCGAGGACAAACATTCAAGAGCGCCGCTTAAAATtatcttttgatgttgtgtgttagaAAGTCACTGTGCAGTCGTGACAACATCCACGCTGATGTTATGCAATGGCCTGAGAGTATTTATAACTCTTCCAACCAGTTTCCCGTCAGTCTCGACCTAATCACGACGCCATATTTGTTGACATTTACGACGTACCCGCTAGACGTATTTGCTTacttatttatattgtttttcgTTTCTATTACAAAAACCGGAGTTAGTATAGGATTGAAAACCTATGCCTGTAATCACACtagaatatataatttatttaatTTCATAGAAGTGTTCTCGTTGTACATGCTCTCAGAAGGTGTGACACAGTGATGAAAACAGTACcggtaatgtcaaagttcatgtattagccaatcaaatcactcgaaaGTGTTATGACATATGTGTGATGACACATTGTTATGAAACCCCGTTACGAAGGtacatttatttaaatttatAGTAGGACTTAGCAGGACTCTAACAGATTTAATAACTACAGATATATgaaaaaatattcttgtttgttATCGTTACAAATCTGACAGTCCCTGGTCTCAACTGACACGCTTGTCACAGATTGGTCTCAAAAGCCACGACAGGGCGAGCAGACCACGTGGTTAGGTCTCTCACAGATTGGTCTCAACAGCCACGACAGGGCCTCAAACGACGTGGTCACTCCTGTCACGGATCGGTCTCAACAGCCAGCGTTACATGTGATGGTGATATCTACAGGTATACTTCCGTTCTCACAATTAATGGAGAGCAATCTAACTGCAGCGAAGGCGAATTTTTTGACACTACACTTACAAGACTTCCTTAAATACAAGTGGTTTACATCTTACTTGAACGAATACGACGCACCTGCACTAATGATCAAACACAAAGCATCATTTAAACATTAATCAAGTTGACTGTCACCTCCAAGTCTGCAGGAGACATCGTTAGATCACAATGAGACATGGTCTACCCTCCTTGTCACGGTTCTTCAGTGCCAACATCACCACAGGATTCGGTGAGAGATTCCTCTTTATCCACAAAAGTGGCAAAGGCAACGAATCAAACTACTTGATGTCATGTTACGGACAACAATGAACTTTTATATCTAGATTGCAATAAACGCTTTACCGATGACGTAACCACTTTGATTTGACACACAAAATCTACTCGCTTGAACTTGAACACACAGGACTCCACTCCTCAAGAAGTGTGCCCCTAACTTTAAGTCTTACTGGTCCTAATGAACTGATCAATAGATAAAGAATacaaaacactttcaaacaTACATCAACGGTCAAAATAGGCAGTATTTAATTCAAATAATTTGTTGATGAACCGTATTCCATACCTTCCTCACACGTCACATATAATTTTCATACACTTTGCGTTTTGCTTGCTGCTACCTTGTAACTGTTATTCATTACAGCTATGTATCCCGGGAACAGCCTCTCTGATGATATCTCTAGTTTCAAACACGGACACACACCTCATCGTATCTCTTGAACAGTAAAGGGGAACTGAATTTCTACAGTGGTATATTGAAAACAGAGCATGACAGAATGATAACGTGCACTATATTGTTCGTAGTGAGACGCGTTTATTATTTTACATATAGCCGTGGTTAGGATGGAATGTCGTTGGTTACAAGACAGAATCTGGCAGTCCAGGGATGAACAATGTCGGTATTCTCTCATCTGGCACTCCAGGGATAGACAATATCGGTATTCTCTCATCTGGCACTCCAGGGATAGACAATATCGGTATTCTCTCATCTGGCACTCCGGGGATAGACAATATGGGCATTATTTCACCTGGCACTCCACGGCTAGAGAATATCGGTATTCTCTCATCTGGCACTCCGGGGATAGACAATATCGGTATTCTCTCATCTGGCACTCCACGGCTAGAGAATATCGGTATTCTCTCATCTGGCACTCCACGGCTAGAGAATATCGGTATTCTCTCATCTGGCACTCCACGGCTAGAGAATATCGGTATTCTCTCATCTGGCACTCCAGGGATAGATGATATCGGCATTCTGCATCCTTGCACGTGTTGCCAGCGTCAAAGAGACATACTATCGAAGTAGTTGAATCAAGCCCATTGGGCGTTTATGATACTGGCAGTGTTTGACGGGAAGGCGACTCAGGGCTTTGCCGTTGATTTCGTTGCTGTCATTTTCCAAAATGGCCACATTACACTGCATCGAGAGCGCATTCAATACCATTCCTCCGTTATGGCGAGTGGAGTCTAGTTAATTACTTTAATTAGAGTCCAATCAATACAGTATTGCTTCCGAAACACTCTTGTGGAAAACACGTATCATGACACTGGCTAAACAAGTCATAGGCTTCTGCCGTTCCCAAGGTAGGCAACTCTACACGGAGCCTTAGACTCATAGGGTCACCCGTCTACTTCCAACCATCCACTTCCATCAAACCGTTTCTGTATATTGTATTTTAGAATGGAAGGAGATACAATAAAGTACAAGTTAACTACATATATCAAATTGCACTTTCCTGCAATAAGAATCCCTGTAGAAGTGTAGAAGGGCGAACATGAGTCACATTTGAAACATATCGCCCAGGGCCTCCCTCCTTCCACAAAGCTATAAGGTGATCGtgagtcactaaggtaaccttactGCTAGGGGAAAGggtgggagttaaggttaacctaagTAAAGGTTGTTTCGGGAAAGAAATAAGCACTTGAAACTTACACTCTGATACCTGCAGGATGCTTCGAAAAGTGCCTCTACAGAGACGACTACCAATACTTGGAATAACAACTAGGTGGAATGTCTCACCATAAACAGATGAGTTCCCATCATCAACATTGGCCAAAACTGATAACAACAAATACTAGTATCTGGATACTGAATATTACGTACGATACATCTTTAATGTTTTCTTCCAAGATGAACCTTTCCTGGACAAACGCCGGGAAGAGTTATTGCATAACAATGGGTTTGGTTACTTGTAGGAAGAACCATGGTATGTGTTAATTTCTTGTTAACATTTCGTGTTACCTTTAAGCAAGATTGACTGAGGGTTTCCGTTTGAGGGTATATCTGATAATGCAAAACTTTtcacatataaacatatttaacaacaATTTATAATTAGCTACGAAATTTACtttaatattgaaaataatCCCATTAGAAAAAGTGTTACATAGATTACAGTGTCACATAAATTACAAACTGAAGCTGGAATATATCACACTGTACCGAAGGACGAAAGAATATATGTctattgtttatgttttacattttaatcGTATAGAAGAcgattcatttcattttgatttgtCCACAATATAGCAAAGAATGCATATGTTAAATTTATCCTATTATTGGTAAAACCCATGTTATGAACATGCATAATTACTTACATGTAAAGATTATAAAACCTATGTAAAATTAGGTAAACATTTAATACATTGTATTAGTTACGTCAGAATTTGACTTTATTTCAATACAGCATTTAAAtacaaggggcataactctgcaCTATCTGCTCAGCGCCAACTGTGTCCCACAGCATGACGACATGCACTTCGATCACCGGAGCTTCCTTGTCGAGATGACGATGTTGTCTATGACATCCAGCTGGCGAGAAGTACAATACTGTAAGTACTGGGTGTCTTTGTTACTGTGTTAATCTGTttctttctgtttctgtttctatAGATTATTTAAATCTCCGGAAGGAGGCGGGCGGGACTACAGCGACATGCCATACAAGCCGGGTAAATGTAAGTTTACTGAACTCTAAAACTGTGGGGAATCCCCAGGAAAGAGAAACCGGCAGAAACAAATGTCGGAGGTGTCACTGGTGTTGTGTCGGAGGTGTTGTGTATGTCGGAGGTGCTATGTCCAATATGGCATGTAGGCTAGGGGTGTAGTGTCGGAGGTGTTCTGTGCAAGGTGTTATATGTCGGAGGTGTTATGCCCAAGGTGTTGTATATATCAGAGGAGTTGTATTATATCTCAGGTGTTATGTcctagctggaacattgcataCTGAGcctggagagtgagtgagtgagttagtgagttggcTTTTAGgactcttttagcaatattccagcaatatcaacacGAGGTACACCGTTTGTTGCTTCTTTTCAGAAGGTTTCACGAAGTTCTTGTTCAATGGGACAGTGTTGGGACAGTGTTTTATCAAATTCTGTATTGAGATGGGACAGTGTTGTTCCAAGGTTCATATTGAAAGACTCAACGTGGCGGAATATGTCCATGGTGGCGTGGGACACGGCTACACTGCAGACAACATCACCGGTGGGGTAGCAAACGAGGGACCAGCTGAACGCTCAGACAAGGGTAGTGTTACAGTGAAGATAAGATGTGAAGACGTGGGAATCACAGATAGTATAGCAGCACGTGATTCTAGTGACATGGGAAACATACCACGTAATTCTACTGACATGGGAAGGCTGCCAGGTGATTCTACTGACATGGGAAACATAGCACGTGATTGTATTGACATGGGAAGCCTGCCAGGTGATGCCACTGACATGGGAAACATACCACGCGATTCTATTGACATGGGAAACATGCCACGTAATTCTATTGACATGGGAAACACACCACGTGATTCTACTGACACTGGAAATATACCACGTGATTCTACTGATATGGGAAACATGCCACGTGGTTCTATTGGCATGGGAAATGATGAAAGCACGAGACATACATTCAGTGACTGGAAACACCGGGTGTCTGCTAATGACATTAGACACCCGAACGCTCAAGCGCCAGAAGACAGATGGACCCTAAGCTCCACCGTCGATGCTCCCGTTGGAGGAGAGAGAGTGTTATTCCATGATATAGACATGTTCAACCTTCAGATGGTGTGTGCTGAAGGTAATGAGGAGAGAATGCATCGTCTCCCATTGGCgtatataactgatatcaacaTGAGGGACCAGACTGGCAAAACGCCGCTCATTGTTGCAGCATGGAAGGGACACCGGGAGGTGTTTCGCTTTCTAGTGAGAAGAGGAGCTGATGAGTCGGTCACAGACACTTATAccaacaacatccttcactgggCGTGCCACGGAGGGAATGTGGAGATGGTGACGTGCATCATCTCTGAACATCTGGCGGATATAGACAGTAGAGGTAAGGACGGACACACGCCCGTTATGGTGGCAGCAGGACAGGGACACACGCGTGTGGTCACCTTGCTGGTAGAGGCAGGATGTGACATGTCGCATGTGACAGATAGTGGTAACAACATCCTGCATGTTACCTGCGCTGGGGGGCATATAACGACTGTTAAGTATATCCTGTCCAAGTCTAGTGTGAATGTCAATAGCAGAGGGAAGAACGAGAGGACAGCGGCGATGATTGCAGCCTTGAGCGGACACAGAGATGTGTTTGAACTGCTTGTAAGCAAAGGTTGTGACTTGTTGACTACAAGTCATAACAGCAATAACATCCTTCACCAGGCGTGTGTCGGTGGAGACGTTGGTATTGTAAACTACATCGTCTCCGCGGGCATTGTTGACATCAACAGTACAGGTAAATATGGCAGGACACCAGTGATGGTTGCCGCCGAATTTGGACATATTGGTGTTCTCGAGCTGCTGGTAAGAGAAGGAGGTGACGTGAATCTCCGATCTGGTGCTGGCAACACCATCCTCCACACAGCGTGTCTTGGAGGGTACGTCAAGGTGGTGTCACACGTCCTGACGACAACACGCGTCGATATTAACGCCCGGGGCATTAAGGGACGGACTCCTTTGATGCTAGCAGCATGGAAGGGGCACCAAGATGTGTTTGAACTCCTTGTGAGTGCAGGGAGTGACGTGTCTCTCGTGGATGATGGTGGTAACAATATTCTTCATGTAGCTTGTCGGGGAGGAAACGTGGAGATGGTGGCATATCTTCTGTCGAAAAGCCATGCTGACTTTGACGCGACGGACAAGCAAGGGTCTACAGCCATTATGATAGCGAAAGAGAAAAACCACAAAGCTGTTGTGGATATCCTTTCGTCAAACGTAAAACTGCCAAGTGATTAGACAGTGCTGAGAATGACGTACATGCAAGACATTAATCTCTCATGTCGTAAGTGAAACATCCGCGAAGGCCTAGGTCAGGACTGGTCTCCAGGAACCCAGGATTGTCCTTGAagtcgactaatgggatcgggttgcCAGGCTCACATCCCAATTACCTACAGATagtcacgctgttgatcactggattgcctggtccaggctcgatatATAGGCCATGGCTGTAACCGTGGGCTCttgttgagtgcggcattaaacaaccaaccaagcaacaaacaaacataatatatGCTGAAGAGTCATAAATCGCTGCTTTTGTTACAAGACATCCAAAAGTAATTGCAACAGGTGCGCCCTTTGAAATGATACTTACCGTCGTGACACCTTGAAACTAGGACTGTTCAGTCAGTCTACAGTGTGTTGTGGAGTAAGTGAATGGGTTTGCTGTGAGGAGGGACGTACGTTACATCACATCGTGTCTGCTTCATGTGGGAGGAACATCCGAATTTATTCGCTGTAGCAAGTCGCAGTGGTTCTGAGAAGCCTTCAAACGGAGGGTTGAACTGacactgggatttgaacccagtgAACCGGCAACGTGGACGACATTCCCACCATTGTGGAAAGCGAACTTTCAGTGATGCATATGCGTGAATGGCATGTTAGTCAGTGTATTAAAGCATTGTCGGAAACAGGAAAACAACTGTTTTggggctgttactctgtatccctcaaaTGTACACCACTGCAAATAGGATACGTCGAAACAACTCTTTGGCCTAACTTGGCATTCAGTGGGGTGTGTAACGGGATACCCAGAAAATCCTGTTTATCATGTGCCATGTATTCCCCAGCGTAATTCCCTTAAAGGATTATCATATCTTAGCTGGTGTCTCTATCCCCTAACCCGGCCCCTACCATAGCCTGCAACACCCGTCttagttttgcttttgagacgacccctcctaccTGCTTCTTGTTATGCTGATAGTGAGACTCaatggtagctacatcctttatcgtttcagcatgaaagttgTTAATTTTTACGACAGCTGTCGTTTATAATGAAGTTAATTTAAAAATGGGCATTGAAAAAGTACATTGTTTAATGCAAAatcatcgcacactaatttaCATAAAGCCATCGTTTGTTCCAAATGTCACTGTGGACTTAAAAACCCGCATTGATCATTTCTGCACCAATCTCGCCAATCTCGCCACGGTAAAGTCCTTTCTTcacgtttcctatctccctgCCACTGTAGTTATGTAGATATTTAACACTTTCGCATATAAACTACATGAATTGTAGAGATAAACGTGAAAAAACATAGTGTCTgcttctatttccgacagtactctAGAGCCTGCCTGACCTGTCTGCACCTTGTGTATTGTGCTTAGTCCAATTACAAATAGTCACAACgtgttttcacattttctaGTGAATAAAATGTGGCATGCAGCTCCCAGTCTAAAGTTCAACATGTGTTTATCCCTTAATCAAATATATTCCTGACCTACAAAACAAATGGACTGGGTTGCGTCTGTTGTGTATTTACGATACGTTTCGGGATATCTGTCTCAGGACATTTTGAAGGAAGTTTGCTAACGTTGCCGTTACACGATCGGTTGGCACTTGACTGGTGAACTGGTGGTCGGAAGCTGCGAACCGCTGTGACGTCATACATAAGGAAGGGTTTTCGCTTAGctttacacatgtatataaaatgtgtaacaagtcCGTAactttgctgatttctcgatgtcaacaaaaacatatgcAATCATTGCTTTGCCCTCAAACCAGGGGTCGGGTGACGATGTCACCATGAACAAATATCCATCGGACCCGCAGTTCCTGCTTAATGGGCTGTTTGTGAAACGAGCGTTGAAAAAAAAGccaaaaaaacaaaagtacttactagttgtagtaaatgcTTAATGACCTAAAGGAGTTTGAAATTCACCTCGCATTCAAGAGTGAAAATGTTATCGTTTAATAAATGTCCTGCAAAATCCTATAGGACACCAATTAGACACGTATTTTACTTCCAGTAGAAAGTACTTTAGATTTTGTTACTCGATGGAAATGCACGTTAATGGCatttacagtatggttcaaaattattgagaatagctaaagcatttcatattattaaatgagaacaaatcagataaaattgaatgtatagtgaaagtgaactgaccttttcatgttgtgtaggtaacaatttaatatttttatcaagtctccttgagcttcacggcacagtctaagacgggtaggcatacttcctatcagagaggttagtgtctcgtgagttatgctgtcccagtatcagaccacttctctcttcatgtcttcaatttttgtcaaccccttttgattcacacattccttcatcatcccccaaatgttctcaatgggatttaagtcaggactatatacaggaaatggtaatgcagtcacatttttctcctgaaaccactgcttggcatgttttgcggtgtgtttaggatcattatcttgctgcaaaatccagtcatttccataaaacacatgtgcacttggaaggagaaaattatctaatatgttagtgtagcgttgacttgtcagatttccctcaaacacacacagcggggtcgttcctaataaggatatccctccccatacatgaaactttgggctgtatttaggtcgtcgatacaacggtgctgacgcagactttgtccatattttcacatcattgggatatacccatattgagctttcatcagtaaaaatcacattttcccagtcaaagttttcatgtgccaaacaccactcaacacgcctgtctttatgttcttgtttcatgagaggagaaggaattccagtctttttctcccatccaagatcaatcaaatttcttctaactgtagattttgatacaactgttgatcccctttctatcatttcatacctgatgttggagatgcttgccctttgctttttagacgctaaaattcccagccggacgcgatctgagaagtccaattttctgggtctccctgctcctttctggtgcccaaaatcctttccctctttaaaattcttcctaatcctatacacagtagaaagaggagttcctgttctctctgccaatgtatttacatcatcaattccttgattacacaactcaaaaatcaaccttcttttatcttcagcagacattgttgacagtgctgaggaaaatgacgtctgctacaaattcaggggaggtaactctaattgtactatactcagtaggccaagatgagttacctcccttataccattacttagttttaagtatcagtgaatcagttgaggtgtaaggatagctcaaagtaagaagaaaaattctcaataattatgaaccagactatattctCAGACTGGTGGATGTTAGCCACTGGGCGCTGCTACATTTTTTAAAGAACTCGCGGCGTCACGGGTTAAATTCAATTTGAGAAATTGGGTTTAGACAAACCAGTAAACAAGACAAATTATATtcggaaatgtacatgaattctacAGTGCCCTACATAGGCATAAATCACGGAGACCgcccctctgattggttgaatcgcgagacaaaatttgtgaaaaaggtcgatttaaggcatttaaatgtcgaaatgagtagttttttATGACGGGTTTCATTTGTAACGTGCCAATAAATGATTGTGGTTTCGTTAGCGGGCGAGAGGGAAGCtgaccattcgtaactactcgggtcattccggaaagCCGGATGGCCTtcttgcaggttacggaaagaggcgagtaatTACGAATGGGAAGCAGACGATTTTTTGGCTACTTTTAATCGCTATATATTAACTAACCACAaatttttcaaagaatgaatttggtgttccgcacaaaactaaccagaagtcttttaCATGTTAATGGTTAAAAGTGTTTCGAATACAATCATGTACACTATGATCGTAATTGTTTAGcggatatctttaaaacattgAGATATCACGAAATATTATCTTGATATCTCTATAACATTTTGAGATATCAGTAATTCTATTTTGGATATGTGAAATTaattagagatatcttcaattatttacagatatctttaaatcattattgatatctttaaatataatgcagatatctttaaaacaattgaagatatctgtaattttggaataaatgtgaaaacggcttgccatacATTCGTGCGAAACATGCATACGCCGCAAACATTAAACCACATGcagcttgtttttgtttcaaaagaaagttGGACATTTCTCGACACTGACATATGTCAAACGGCGACCTTTGTCTCGGCtattcggacatgttgacaatcgaGTGACAAAGCCACCCTTCACAATGATTGACCCAACCGATTGTGACTCAGTCACGCAAtgtattagtattcacttgatcaggtcacgCTCAACAAGTTGCATTTCTCATCTGGAATGTTTCAGTTTATGAAGTATTTTAACGTTACTGTCCATACATTCAAAGTACTCAGTGAAATCTTCACCATCCACGTTACTGGCCATGTTGTCAGTGAGATGCCTGCAataacacaatacaataacactgGTTATCTTTGATTGCATATTGCTCAACAAACCGGACCATCTACCTGGCTATCCCATGGCCGATCATATGCAGACTGAGCGGTCATAGTTCGCTCTTCGTGCATGCTTTCTGCACAGTAGGGACTTGGAACAAAGGGATGTTCCAAGAAgttcatggtccctagtatggttatctaccttcagttgttggcaacctatagcccattttaacattgtattgtcctctgtagatacattgttttagatctaatcactagtttgACATTATatgctgtgatattctagttagttttactgtccatcgttgacAGGATTTTACAACGTATgtgttattaattcatttgtttttctatgattaatcgttctcgtcacgatatggctgaaatattgccgatgtgacgttaaatattaactcactcactcactccaagaagTTATCATCACGTCTGCATGTTGAAAGGCGTCTTAATGTAGCATTACACTTAATACTGATAACATACTGACCATAGCCAGTATGATTACTTCTACTATAGACCTTCATACATGGTGTCACGCGCATTGCTTGTGACACGTGAGTCAccatcacatcggcaacatcCTCTAGTCCACCGTCACGACAccacttttgaaaatgtttacgTTACTTTTGCAATCTAACCCCAAGAACCAGTTTACAGTTTATTTTGCTGTTTGCTTTACGTTAAGGCGACGAAAGGGATTGGATAGTCAGTTTcagtgacatatgtcatcatcatatgacatatgtcatcatcatatgacatatgtcaacagcGGGGATCGACGATATCCTCGTGTCACTAGatttgtctggtcaagattcgattaattacaaacatatgtcatatgGATATAACATTTGACAGAGCCGGgttaataaacaacaacaacaattatCAGTGAAAATGCCATGGATTCTGGCATCGATCAGAACTATCTAAATCGTCATACTATATTTTGTTATCCTTTAAAGCTCTGATACCAACTTGGGTAACCGTAGAGATTGACACTAGTCGATCTgcataacccatgcttgtcgtatgagccGATAAACGAGACCAgcgggtcagactcgctgacttggtagacactcgtcattgcgtagatagatgctcttaatgttgatcactgggttgtctggtccagactcgattacttacagaccaccgccatgtatAGTAGTAATATTGCCGAGTTGTGTATTTAGCAGATGTGCTGTAGGATACCAGTCGAGGTATTTCTCGCACGTTACGGGATTGATTCTCTTCTTTATTTATAATTGCCTGAGCTAGAGGACTTAGATTTTGCACGTAAGGTGAAAACATACAAAAGGAGACACAGGTAACTCTGTTTTGTTTGCTCGACATATAAAAACTGTTAAACAGCATGTTATAGATCTAGTGTGCGGCTGTCTGTAGACTCAAAGGTATATATCCAGGAAAACCAATACGAGTCTAAAATAGgtggcaagtctacatttccacaATTTCAGGACAAGGGGAAAGTTATTATACTTTCACAATTCATGAACCTTTtttcctgtaaaatatgttcatttcagactgGATGAAAGTC
This genomic stretch from Haliotis asinina isolate JCU_RB_2024 chromosome 4, JCU_Hal_asi_v2, whole genome shotgun sequence harbors:
- the LOC137282771 gene encoding serine/threonine-protein phosphatase 6 regulatory ankyrin repeat subunit A-like, whose amino-acid sequence is MGQCCSKVHIERLNVAEYVHGGVGHGYTADNITGGVANEGPAERSDKGSVTVKIRCEDVGITDSIAARDSSDMGNIPRNSTDMGRLPGDSTDMGNIARDCIDMGSLPGDATDMGNIPRDSIDMGNMPRNSIDMGNTPRDSTDTGNIPRDSTDMGNMPRGSIGMGNDESTRHTFSDWKHRVSANDIRHPNAQAPEDRWTLSSTVDAPVGGERVLFHDIDMFNLQMVCAEGNEERMHRLPLAYITDINMRDQTGKTPLIVAAWKGHREVFRFLVRRGADESVTDTYTNNILHWACHGGNVEMVTCIISEHLADIDSRGKDGHTPVMVAAGQGHTRVVTLLVEAGCDMSHVTDSGNNILHVTCAGGHITTVKYILSKSSVNVNSRGKNERTAAMIAALSGHRDVFELLVSKGCDLLTTSHNSNNILHQACVGGDVGIVNYIVSAGIVDINSTGKYGRTPVMVAAEFGHIGVLELLVREGGDVNLRSGAGNTILHTACLGGYVKVVSHVLTTTRVDINARGIKGRTPLMLAAWKGHQDVFELLVSAGSDVSLVDDGGNNILHVACRGGNVEMVAYLLSKSHADFDATDKQGSTAIMIAKEKNHKAVVDILSSNVKLPSD